One Halobaculum roseum DNA segment encodes these proteins:
- a CDS encoding undecaprenyl diphosphate synthase family protein: MGLYDAYLGVRHRRNPGDPPAHVALVITERDLLEQGAYDTLESFLGWAFEYGAERVTVSVSVLDEAVVDTLARELADVDAPRSIAVRTPDDTARADAPIRVNIGLGGKREFAAAVRDIAEAVEAGDLAPDEIAEADIEDRLIFPEEPDLVIKTGAERLSDFLIWQSVYSELYFTDVNWRDFRKRDYLRAVLDYQNRQRRFGK; this comes from the coding sequence GTGGGACTCTACGACGCGTACCTCGGCGTGCGCCACCGGCGCAACCCGGGCGACCCGCCCGCCCACGTCGCGCTCGTCATCACCGAGCGCGACCTGCTCGAACAGGGCGCCTACGACACGCTGGAGTCGTTCCTCGGCTGGGCGTTCGAGTACGGCGCGGAACGCGTCACCGTCTCCGTCTCCGTGCTCGACGAGGCGGTCGTCGACACGCTCGCTCGCGAGCTGGCGGACGTCGACGCTCCCCGTTCGATCGCGGTTCGCACGCCCGACGACACCGCCCGCGCGGACGCGCCGATCCGGGTGAACATCGGCCTCGGCGGTAAGCGGGAGTTCGCCGCCGCCGTCCGCGACATCGCCGAGGCCGTCGAGGCCGGCGACCTCGCGCCCGACGAGATCGCCGAGGCCGACATCGAGGACCGACTGATCTTCCCCGAGGAGCCGGATCTCGTGATCAAGACGGGCGCCGAACGGCTCTCCGACTTCCTCATCTGGCAGTCCGTCTACTCGGAGCTGTACTTCACCGACGTGAACTGGCGGGACTTCCGGAAACGGGACTACCTGCGGGCGGTGCTGGACTACCAGAACCGCCAGCGCCGGTTCGGAAAATAA
- the uppS gene encoding polyprenyl diphosphate synthase, whose amino-acid sequence MRSRLATLFDSTYERVLRREIGEGPDHVAIIQDGNRRYARSRGDDAPDGHRAGADTTERVLDWCADLGVEELTLYAFSTENFDRPDDELDPLFDLLEDKLREFADADRVHEQGVCIRALGDVERLPPRVRDAVEYAEDRTAGYDEFTLNIALAYGGRNELLGAVRAVARDVADGDLAAEDVGVAEVESRLYRRPVRDVDLIIRTGGDERTSNFLPWHANGNEAAAYFCSPYWPEFSKVDFLRSIRTYEAREESWRRTRAKRAAALVRSLAAVELDEARTVAGRLRERLPGEATDEELTEALEVDGAGTRETAD is encoded by the coding sequence CTGCGCTCGCGTCTCGCGACCCTGTTCGACAGTACCTACGAGCGCGTGCTGCGCCGGGAGATCGGCGAGGGGCCCGACCACGTGGCGATCATCCAGGACGGGAACCGCCGGTACGCCCGCAGCCGCGGCGACGACGCGCCCGACGGCCACCGCGCGGGCGCCGACACGACCGAGCGGGTGCTCGACTGGTGTGCGGATCTCGGCGTCGAGGAGCTCACGCTGTACGCCTTCTCGACGGAGAACTTCGACCGCCCGGACGACGAGCTGGACCCGCTGTTCGACCTGCTGGAGGACAAGCTCCGCGAGTTCGCCGACGCCGACCGCGTCCACGAGCAGGGCGTGTGTATCCGCGCGCTCGGCGACGTGGAGCGGCTCCCGCCCCGCGTTCGCGACGCGGTCGAGTACGCCGAGGACCGGACCGCCGGCTACGACGAGTTCACGCTCAACATCGCGCTGGCGTACGGCGGCCGCAACGAACTGCTCGGGGCGGTCCGGGCGGTCGCCCGCGACGTGGCCGACGGCGACTTGGCGGCCGAGGACGTGGGCGTCGCGGAGGTGGAGTCGCGGCTGTACCGCCGTCCCGTCCGCGACGTGGACCTCATCATCCGGACGGGCGGCGACGAGCGCACCTCGAACTTCCTCCCGTGGCACGCCAACGGCAACGAGGCGGCGGCGTACTTCTGCTCGCCGTACTGGCCTGAGTTCTCGAAGGTCGACTTCCTGCGCTCCATTCGAACGTACGAGGCCCGCGAGGAGTCATGGCGCCGGACCCGCGCGAAGCGGGCGGCCGCGCTCGTGCGGTCGCTCGCGGCCGTCGAGCTGGACGAGGCGCGGACGGTCGCGGGGCGGCTGCGCGAGCGGCTGCCCGGCGAGGCGACCGACGAGGAGTTGACCGAGGCGCTGGAGGTCGACGGCGCGGGGACCCGCGAGACGGCGGATTGA
- a CDS encoding mechanosensitive ion channel family protein, whose amino-acid sequence MHSVVLQTTLDGLIDTFAGYLTNVIGFLVGFVATYLVGRLVLVPLVRRVLDRRGFDRTVLSLIDSLTGVIVVVLALSIGFMSAGFPRFLTAAATLGGALALAVGFAAQDLVGNFVAGVFIIKDKPFEVGDWIEWNDNAGRVEDIDLRVSRVRTFDNERVTVPNGELANNAITNPVAYDTLRQKFVFGIGYDDDIDHATDCILEEAEAVDGILDDPAPSVRVTELGDSAVGLQSRFWIDEPDRGDFVRVRSEYVQAVKERFDEEGIDMPYVHRQLTGEVEVLESVAGDAAGSTDSTR is encoded by the coding sequence ATGCATTCCGTCGTGTTGCAGACGACCCTCGATGGCCTGATCGACACGTTCGCCGGCTACCTGACGAACGTGATCGGGTTCCTCGTCGGCTTCGTCGCGACGTACCTCGTCGGTCGGCTCGTGCTGGTCCCGCTCGTCCGACGGGTGTTGGACCGCCGCGGCTTCGACCGGACCGTGTTGAGCCTCATCGACAGCCTCACGGGTGTGATCGTCGTCGTCCTCGCGCTGTCGATCGGCTTCATGAGCGCCGGCTTCCCCCGGTTCCTGACCGCGGCGGCGACGCTCGGGGGCGCGCTCGCGCTGGCGGTCGGCTTCGCCGCGCAGGACCTCGTCGGCAACTTCGTCGCCGGCGTGTTCATCATCAAGGACAAGCCGTTCGAGGTGGGCGACTGGATCGAGTGGAACGACAACGCCGGGCGCGTCGAGGACATCGACCTACGCGTCTCGCGCGTCCGCACCTTCGACAACGAGCGCGTCACCGTTCCGAACGGCGAGCTCGCGAACAACGCGATCACCAACCCCGTCGCCTACGACACGCTCCGCCAGAAGTTCGTCTTCGGCATCGGCTACGACGACGACATCGACCACGCGACCGACTGCATCCTCGAGGAGGCCGAGGCGGTCGACGGCATCCTCGACGACCCGGCGCCGTCGGTGCGGGTCACCGAACTCGGAGACTCGGCCGTCGGGCTGCAGAGCCGCTTCTGGATCGACGAGCCCGACCGCGGCGACTTCGTGCGCGTCCGCTCGGAGTACGTGCAGGCGGTGAAGGAGCGCTTCGACGAGGAGGGCATCGACATGCCGTACGTCCACCGCCAGCTCACCGGCGAGGTGGAGGTGCTGGAGTCGGTCGCCGGCGACGCGGCCGGATCCACGGATTCGACGCGGTGA
- the cofG gene encoding 7,8-didemethyl-8-hydroxy-5-deazariboflavin synthase subunit CofG, whose amino-acid sequence MFPGAAEYDLDVTVADEDVEHLLSVGPADVSAAAELTFARNVFVPLTTACRYTCTYCTYYDVPGEASLLSAEEVRERCRVGADAGCTEALFTFGDKPDARYTAIHDQLAEWGYDSIVDYHERACEIALEEGLLPHSNPGDLTESEFRRLRDVNASMGVMLETTADVAAHAGGRRKTPGQRLNTIRAAGEARVPFTTGILVGIGEDWRDRAESLLAIRNLHERYGHVQEVIIQPVVPNERSDYDAPSTDTMRRVTAMARAALPAGVSVQSPPNLAPVRELLDCGVDDLGGVSPVTDDYINPDYAWPALEELRAVAEAGGVPLHERLPTHERYLPAEHRRDGFDGEPAPGSWLHGRIPDALADGGVHGERFRAVARREGPLSA is encoded by the coding sequence GTGTTCCCGGGCGCCGCGGAGTACGACCTCGACGTGACGGTCGCCGACGAGGACGTCGAGCACCTGCTGTCCGTCGGCCCCGCGGACGTCTCCGCCGCCGCCGAGTTGACGTTCGCCCGGAACGTGTTCGTCCCGCTGACGACCGCCTGCCGCTACACCTGCACGTACTGCACCTACTACGACGTGCCCGGCGAGGCGAGCCTCCTGTCGGCCGAGGAGGTGCGCGAGCGGTGCCGCGTCGGCGCCGACGCCGGCTGCACGGAGGCGCTGTTCACCTTCGGCGACAAGCCCGACGCGCGCTACACCGCGATCCACGACCAGTTGGCCGAGTGGGGCTACGACTCCATCGTCGACTACCACGAGCGCGCCTGCGAGATCGCCCTGGAGGAGGGGCTGCTCCCGCACTCGAACCCCGGCGACCTCACGGAATCGGAGTTCCGCCGCCTGCGCGACGTGAACGCCTCCATGGGCGTGATGCTGGAGACGACCGCGGACGTGGCCGCCCACGCCGGCGGCCGGCGCAAGACGCCGGGCCAGCGGCTCAACACGATCCGCGCGGCGGGGGAGGCCCGGGTGCCGTTCACCACGGGGATCCTCGTCGGGATCGGCGAGGACTGGCGCGACCGGGCGGAATCGCTGCTCGCGATCCGGAACCTGCACGAGCGGTACGGCCACGTGCAGGAGGTGATAATTCAGCCCGTCGTGCCCAACGAGCGGTCCGACTACGACGCGCCCTCGACAGACACGATGCGACGGGTGACGGCGATGGCCCGCGCCGCGTTGCCCGCGGGGGTGTCGGTGCAGTCGCCGCCGAACCTCGCGCCGGTGCGGGAGCTGCTCGACTGCGGCGTCGACGACCTGGGCGGCGTCTCGCCGGTCACGGACGACTACATCAACCCGGACTACGCGTGGCCCGCGCTGGAGGAACTCCGCGCGGTCGCGGAGGCGGGCGGCGTCCCGCTGCACGAGCGGCTCCCGACCCACGAGCGCTACCTCCCCGCCGAACACCGCCGCGACGGCTTCGACGGCGAGCCCGCGCCGGGGTCGTGGCTCCACGGTCGGATCCCCGACGCCCTCGCCGACGGGGGCGTCCACGGCGAGCGCTTCCGCGCGGTCGCCCGTCGCGAGGGGCCGCTGTCGGCGTAG
- a CDS encoding alpha/beta hydrolase, with product MTDIDTTDVEGPHGGQPVRRAGADLADANAAVVMVHGRGATARSILGMAGEFGTDSVAYLAPAAARNTWYPHSFMEETTKNQPHLDSALAFVGSVVDAAADAVGREKVLLLGFSQGACLSSEWLARNADRFGGLVAFSGGLIGPEGTPREYDGDLDGTPAFLGCSDVDPHIPLERVKETTEVLEELGADVDERIYEGMGHGVNEDELNAAKGMVTSLELAGE from the coding sequence ATGACCGACATCGACACCACCGACGTCGAGGGGCCCCACGGCGGACAGCCCGTCCGCCGCGCCGGCGCCGACCTCGCCGACGCGAACGCGGCGGTCGTGATGGTCCACGGCCGCGGCGCGACCGCCCGCAGCATCCTCGGGATGGCCGGGGAGTTCGGCACCGACTCGGTCGCCTACCTCGCGCCCGCGGCCGCCCGCAACACCTGGTACCCCCACTCGTTCATGGAGGAGACGACGAAGAACCAGCCGCACCTCGACTCCGCGCTCGCGTTCGTGGGGAGCGTCGTCGACGCCGCCGCCGACGCCGTCGGCCGCGAGAAGGTGCTCCTGCTTGGCTTCTCGCAGGGCGCCTGTCTCTCCTCGGAGTGGCTCGCGCGCAACGCCGACCGCTTCGGCGGCCTCGTCGCGTTCTCCGGCGGGCTCATCGGCCCGGAGGGCACACCCCGCGAGTACGACGGCGACCTCGACGGCACGCCCGCGTTCCTCGGCTGCTCGGACGTGGACCCGCACATCCCGCTGGAGCGCGTGAAGGAGACCACCGAGGTGCTGGAGGAGCTGGGCGCGGACGTGGACGAGCGCATCTACGAGGGGATGGGCCACGGCGTCAACGAGGACGAGTTGAACGCCGCGAAGGGGATGGTGACGAGTCTCGAACTCGCCGGCGAGTAG
- a CDS encoding CofC family guanylyltransferase, producing MTDRVDALVPFSPDRPKTRLSDTLSPAERRDFADAMLTDVLAALEGAGFAPRVLTTEPTGRDVPETVDDRPLTEAVNAALDAHDPGPESPLAVVMADLALATPRALARLRGPHGGDGSTAAADSSDPAGDSSDPAGDSSDPADVAIAPGRGGGTNALLVRHPEFRVDYHGASSLDHLRAARDLGATVHELDSRRLATDIDEREDLAEVLISGDGAARDWLVEAGFRLETGDGRVTVERNGDG from the coding sequence GTGACCGACCGCGTCGACGCGCTCGTTCCGTTCTCGCCCGACCGCCCGAAGACGCGGCTGTCGGACACGCTCTCTCCCGCGGAGCGACGCGACTTCGCCGACGCGATGTTGACCGACGTGCTCGCGGCGCTGGAGGGGGCGGGCTTCGCGCCGCGCGTGCTCACGACCGAGCCGACCGGCCGCGACGTGCCCGAGACGGTCGACGACCGCCCGCTCACCGAGGCGGTCAACGCCGCCCTCGACGCGCACGACCCCGGTCCGGAGTCGCCGCTGGCGGTGGTGATGGCGGATCTCGCGCTGGCGACGCCGCGGGCGCTCGCGAGACTCCGCGGCCCGCACGGCGGCGACGGCTCGACCGCCGCCGCCGACTCCTCCGACCCCGCCGGCGACTCCTCCGACCCCGCCGGCGACTCCTCCGACCCCGCCGACGTTGCCATCGCGCCGGGTCGCGGCGGCGGAACGAACGCGCTGCTCGTCCGGCATCCGGAGTTCCGGGTCGACTACCACGGCGCCTCGTCCCTCGATCACCTCCGGGCGGCTCGTGATCTCGGCGCGACCGTTCACGAGCTCGACTCGCGGCGGCTCGCGACGGATATCGACGAGCGCGAGGACCTGGCGGAGGTGCTGATCTCGGGCGACGGCGCCGCCCGCGACTGGCTGGTCGAGGCGGGGTTCCGGCTGGAGACGGGAGACGGCCGGGTGACGGTCGAACGGAACGGGGACGGGTAG
- a CDS encoding tubulin/FtsZ family protein, translated as MKLALIGFGQAGGKIVDKFVQYDQRTGSDIVRAAVAVNTAKADLMGLEEIPQDQRVLIGQSRVKGHGVGADNELGAEVAEEDIDEVQGAIDSIPVHEVDAFLVIAGLGGGTGSGGAPVLAKHLKRIYTEPVYGLGVLPGSDEGGIYTLNAARSFQTFVREVDNLMVFDNDAWRKTGESVSGGYDEINEEIVKRFGILFGAGEIDQGQEVAESVVDSSEIINTLSGGGVSTVGYASEEVEETAGGGGLLSRLTGDAGDDDLDTAHTTNRITSLVRKAALGRLTLPCEIEGTERALLVMAGPPQHLNRKGIERGRKWLEEQTGSMEVRGGDYPVTGSGFVASVILLSGVTNVPRIKELQQVAIEAQDNIDDIQQESQDNLDSLISDDEDELESLF; from the coding sequence ATGAAACTGGCACTCATCGGATTCGGTCAGGCGGGGGGGAAGATCGTCGACAAGTTCGTCCAATACGACCAGCGCACGGGCAGCGACATCGTGCGAGCGGCGGTCGCGGTCAACACGGCCAAGGCGGACCTCATGGGGCTCGAGGAGATCCCGCAGGATCAGCGGGTGCTCATCGGGCAGTCCCGTGTCAAGGGACACGGCGTCGGCGCGGACAACGAGCTCGGCGCGGAGGTCGCCGAGGAGGACATCGACGAGGTGCAGGGGGCCATCGACTCGATCCCGGTTCACGAGGTCGACGCGTTCCTCGTCATCGCCGGGCTCGGCGGGGGGACCGGCTCCGGCGGCGCGCCGGTGCTCGCGAAGCACCTGAAGCGCATCTACACCGAACCCGTCTACGGACTCGGCGTCCTGCCGGGCTCGGACGAAGGCGGTATCTACACGCTCAACGCCGCGCGCTCGTTCCAGACGTTCGTCCGTGAGGTGGACAACCTCATGGTGTTCGACAACGACGCGTGGCGCAAGACCGGGGAGTCGGTCTCCGGCGGCTACGACGAGATCAACGAGGAGATCGTCAAGCGGTTCGGCATCCTGTTCGGCGCCGGCGAGATCGACCAGGGCCAGGAGGTCGCCGAGTCCGTCGTCGACTCCTCGGAGATCATCAACACGCTGTCCGGGGGCGGCGTCTCGACGGTCGGCTACGCCAGCGAGGAGGTCGAGGAGACCGCCGGCGGCGGCGGGCTGCTCTCGCGGCTCACCGGCGACGCGGGCGACGACGACCTCGACACGGCCCACACGACCAACCGGATCACCTCGCTCGTTCGCAAGGCGGCGCTGGGTCGCCTCACGCTCCCGTGTGAGATCGAGGGCACCGAGCGCGCGCTGCTGGTCATGGCCGGTCCGCCCCAGCACCTCAACCGCAAGGGGATCGAGCGCGGCCGCAAGTGGCTCGAGGAGCAGACCGGCTCGATGGAGGTCCGCGGCGGCGACTACCCCGTCACCGGCTCCGGCTTCGTCGCGAGCGTGATCCTGCTGTCGGGCGTGACGAACGTCCCGCGGATCAAGGAGCTCCAGCAGGTCGCGATCGAGGCCCAGGACAACATCGACGACATCCAACAGGAGAGTCAGGACAACCTCGACAGCCTCATCAGCGATGACGAGGACGAGCTTGAATCGCTGTTCTGA
- a CDS encoding complex I NDUFA9 subunit family protein yields the protein MRVVVAGGTGFIGTNLCTELDQRGHDVVALARDPTGAGLPDGVITKAADVTDRDSLDGPIAGADAVVNLVSLSPLFKPDGGDEMHDRVHRRGTEHLLDAAAEADVDRFVQMSGLGADPDAPTHFLRAKGRADETVRESELEHVIVRPSVVFGDGDEFVFFTKRLKEIFAPGVPLYPLPGGGRNRFQPIWVGDLVPMLADAVVDAEHADRTYEFGGPDVLTLREISELVFESEGRSITVVPLPMGLAKVGLTVLGSVGFPMGRDQYRSLRIDNVVSDNDVGAFGVAEADLKSFEEYLGLATETTDAADSTVTA from the coding sequence ATGCGCGTAGTCGTCGCCGGCGGCACCGGCTTCATCGGGACGAACCTGTGTACGGAACTCGACCAGCGCGGCCACGACGTGGTCGCGCTCGCCCGCGACCCGACCGGCGCGGGCCTGCCCGACGGCGTCATCACGAAGGCGGCCGACGTGACAGATCGCGACTCCCTCGACGGTCCGATCGCGGGTGCCGACGCGGTGGTGAACCTCGTGTCGCTGTCGCCGCTGTTCAAGCCCGACGGCGGCGACGAGATGCACGACCGCGTTCACCGACGAGGGACCGAGCACCTCCTCGACGCGGCGGCGGAGGCGGACGTCGACCGCTTCGTCCAGATGTCCGGACTGGGCGCGGACCCGGACGCCCCGACGCATTTCCTCCGCGCGAAGGGGCGCGCCGACGAGACGGTTCGCGAGTCGGAACTCGAACACGTGATCGTCCGTCCGTCGGTCGTCTTCGGCGACGGGGACGAGTTCGTCTTCTTCACGAAGCGGCTGAAGGAGATCTTCGCGCCGGGCGTTCCGCTGTACCCGCTCCCGGGCGGCGGCCGGAACCGCTTCCAGCCGATCTGGGTCGGCGATCTGGTGCCGATGCTCGCCGACGCCGTCGTCGACGCCGAGCACGCCGACCGAACGTACGAGTTCGGCGGTCCCGACGTGCTCACGCTCCGGGAGATCTCCGAGCTGGTGTTCGAATCGGAGGGACGGTCGATCACGGTCGTCCCGCTCCCGATGGGCCTGGCGAAGGTCGGGCTCACCGTGCTCGGGTCGGTCGGCTTCCCGATGGGCCGAGATCAGTACCGGTCGTTGCGGATCGACAACGTCGTCTCGGACAACGACGTGGGCGCCTTCGGCGTCGCGGAGGCGGACCTGAAGTCGTTCGAGGAGTACCTCGGGCTGGCGACGGAGACGACGGACGCGGCCGACTCGACCGTCACCGCGTGA
- the pyrG gene encoding glutamine hydrolyzing CTP synthase, translated as MPTEQTGYDPSLGRKFIFVTGGVMSGLGKGITAASTGRLLANAGFDVTAVKIDPYLNVDAGTMNPYQHGEVYVLKDGGEVDLDLGNYERFLGVDMTSDHNVTTGKTYQHVIEKERAGDYLGKTVQVIPHVTDDIKRRIREAAEGTDVCLVEIGGTVGDIEGMPYLEALRQFAHEEDDEDILFTHVTLVPYSKNGEQKTKPTQHSVKELRSIGLQPDILVGRCDDELDPETKEKIALFCDVPTEAVFSNPDVEDVYHVPLTVEEEGLDEYVMDRLGLADEALAPAERENTWRELVTRKRTGEVDIALVGKYDLEDAYMSVHEALKHAGLEHGVDVNVVWVDADEADGAHRERLKSADGVVVPGGFGSRGTEGKVEAVRYAREHGVPFLGLCLGFQMAVVEHARNVLGWDDADSAEFEPETPYPVIDLLPDQHDEEDMGGTMRLGAHETDIEPGTLAERVYGDTACTERHRHRYEVNPNYIDELETEGLVFSGSAGPRMEILERDDHPYFVGTQFHPEFRSRPDRASPPFVGLLDAVLDGTDPRGSDGGEDESTDDRDAVADEEVTA; from the coding sequence ATGCCGACTGAACAAACGGGATACGACCCGTCGCTGGGTCGCAAGTTCATTTTCGTTACGGGCGGGGTGATGTCCGGCCTGGGGAAGGGGATCACCGCCGCCTCGACGGGGCGGCTTCTGGCCAACGCGGGCTTCGACGTGACCGCGGTCAAGATCGACCCGTACCTGAACGTCGACGCGGGGACGATGAACCCGTACCAGCACGGCGAGGTGTACGTGCTGAAGGACGGCGGCGAGGTCGATCTCGACCTGGGGAACTACGAGCGCTTCCTCGGCGTCGACATGACCTCCGACCACAACGTCACGACGGGGAAGACGTACCAGCACGTCATCGAGAAGGAACGCGCCGGCGACTACCTCGGCAAGACGGTGCAGGTCATCCCGCACGTCACCGACGACATCAAGCGCCGCATCCGCGAGGCCGCCGAGGGGACCGACGTGTGTCTCGTCGAGATCGGCGGCACCGTCGGCGACATCGAGGGGATGCCCTACCTCGAAGCCCTCCGGCAGTTCGCCCACGAGGAGGACGACGAGGACATCCTCTTCACCCACGTCACGCTCGTCCCGTACTCGAAGAACGGCGAGCAGAAGACCAAGCCCACCCAGCACTCGGTGAAGGAACTGCGCTCGATCGGTCTCCAGCCGGACATCCTCGTCGGGCGCTGTGACGACGAACTGGACCCGGAGACCAAGGAGAAGATCGCCCTGTTCTGTGACGTGCCCACCGAGGCCGTCTTCTCGAACCCGGACGTGGAGGACGTGTACCACGTCCCGCTCACCGTCGAGGAGGAGGGCCTCGACGAGTACGTGATGGACCGCCTCGGCCTCGCCGATGAGGCGCTCGCGCCCGCCGAGCGCGAGAACACCTGGCGGGAACTCGTCACGCGCAAGCGCACCGGCGAGGTCGACATCGCGCTCGTCGGCAAGTACGACCTGGAGGACGCGTACATGAGCGTCCACGAGGCGCTCAAACACGCCGGCTTGGAGCACGGCGTCGACGTGAACGTCGTCTGGGTCGACGCCGACGAGGCCGACGGTGCCCACCGAGAGCGCTTGAAGTCGGCCGACGGCGTCGTCGTCCCGGGCGGCTTCGGCTCCCGCGGCACCGAGGGGAAGGTGGAGGCCGTCCGCTACGCCCGCGAGCACGGCGTCCCCTTCCTGGGGCTGTGTCTCGGCTTCCAGATGGCCGTCGTCGAGCACGCGCGCAACGTCCTCGGCTGGGACGACGCCGACTCCGCGGAGTTCGAGCCCGAGACCCCCTACCCCGTCATCGACCTCCTGCCCGACCAGCACGACGAGGAGGACATGGGCGGCACGATGCGGCTGGGCGCCCACGAGACGGACATCGAGCCGGGCACGCTCGCCGAGCGCGTCTACGGCGACACCGCCTGCACGGAGCGCCACCGCCACCGCTACGAGGTGAACCCCAACTACATCGACGAACTGGAGACGGAGGGGCTCGTCTTCTCCGGGAGCGCCGGCCCCCGGATGGAGATCCTCGAACGCGACGACCACCCGTACTTCGTCGGCACGCAGTTCCACCCCGAGTTCCGCTCGCGCCCCGACCGCGCGTCGCCGCCGTTCGTCGGCCTGCTGGATGCGGTGCTCGACGGGACCGACCCGCGCGGGTCGGACGGCGGCGAGGACGAGTCGACGGACGACCGCGACGCCGTCGCCGACGAGGAGGTGACCGCCTGA
- the guaA gene encoding glutamine-hydrolyzing GMP synthase — MVNVEEFIDEATTEISEAVGDANAIIALSGGVDSSVAAALAYRAIGEQLTPVYVDTGLMRKGETDQIRETFSFMESLEVVEAQERFLDALAGVTDPEKKRHVIGEQFIREFEREATETDAEYLVQGTIYPDRIESEGNIKSHHNVGGLPDVVDFEGIVEPVRDLYKDEVREVARALDLEAVISERMPFPGPGLAVRIIGEITEEKLEVARDACHIVEEEVAEHDPWQAFAAVIGKATGVKGDNRVHGWVVSVRSVESRDGMTARAQNLPWETLQRIQSRITGENDDVARVVYDVTHKPPATIEYE; from the coding sequence ATGGTGAACGTCGAGGAGTTCATCGACGAGGCGACGACCGAGATCAGCGAGGCCGTCGGCGACGCGAACGCGATCATCGCCCTCTCGGGCGGCGTCGACTCGTCGGTCGCGGCCGCGCTCGCCTACCGCGCCATCGGCGAGCAGCTCACGCCGGTGTACGTCGACACCGGCCTGATGCGCAAGGGGGAGACGGACCAGATCCGCGAGACGTTCTCCTTCATGGAGTCGCTGGAGGTCGTGGAGGCGCAGGAACGCTTCCTCGACGCCCTCGCCGGCGTCACGGATCCCGAGAAGAAGCGCCACGTCATCGGCGAACAGTTCATCCGCGAGTTCGAGCGCGAGGCGACGGAGACGGACGCCGAGTACCTCGTCCAGGGGACCATCTACCCCGACCGCATCGAGAGCGAGGGCAACATCAAGTCCCACCACAACGTCGGGGGCCTGCCCGACGTGGTCGACTTCGAGGGCATCGTCGAGCCCGTGCGCGACCTCTACAAGGACGAGGTTCGCGAGGTCGCCCGCGCGCTCGATCTGGAGGCCGTCATCTCCGAGCGCATGCCGTTCCCCGGTCCGGGGCTCGCCGTCCGGATCATCGGCGAGATCACCGAGGAGAAGCTGGAGGTGGCCCGCGACGCGTGCCACATCGTCGAGGAGGAGGTCGCGGAGCACGACCCGTGGCAGGCGTTCGCCGCCGTCATCGGGAAGGCCACGGGCGTGAAGGGCGACAACCGCGTCCACGGCTGGGTCGTGTCGGTGCGCTCGGTCGAGAGCCGGGACGGCATGACCGCGCGGGCGCAGAACCTCCCGTGGGAGACGCTCCAGCGCATCCAGTCGCGGATCACCGGCGAGAACGACGACGTCGCGCGCGTCGTGTACGACGTGACCCACAAGCCGCCGGCGACGATCGAGTACGAATAG
- a CDS encoding DUF7126 family protein: MTDISAVVAGPDAENLAEELESHDVAVSRIDGAVTGGTLEDAGIDDAALFVLTDLSEATGIAVAKERNPDVRAVVYATESLPEFARGQTDLAVDPELLSASVVADELVAGA; this comes from the coding sequence ATGACCGACATTTCCGCCGTCGTCGCCGGCCCCGACGCCGAGAACCTGGCCGAGGAACTCGAATCCCACGACGTTGCCGTCTCGCGCATCGACGGCGCCGTCACCGGCGGCACCCTCGAGGACGCCGGCATCGACGACGCGGCGCTGTTCGTCCTCACCGACCTCTCGGAGGCGACGGGCATCGCCGTCGCGAAGGAGCGCAACCCCGACGTGCGCGCGGTCGTCTACGCGACCGAGTCGCTGCCGGAGTTCGCGAGGGGACAGACCGATCTGGCGGTCGACCCGGAGCTGCTCTCGGCGTCGGTGGTCGCCGACGAACTCGTCGCCGGCGCGTGA
- a CDS encoding cupin domain-containing protein, whose translation MALELLADALEDLDPDEGEVDTAELVVTDDVLVKLFALGPDAELDAHEHADSTNVFHVLDGEVTVVRDDETEAVAAPGVVLHERGDVHGARNETDDVVAFTASLCPLPGSG comes from the coding sequence ATGGCACTCGAACTCCTCGCGGACGCGCTGGAGGACCTCGATCCCGACGAGGGCGAGGTCGACACCGCCGAACTCGTCGTCACCGACGACGTGCTCGTGAAGCTGTTCGCGCTCGGCCCCGACGCCGAACTCGACGCCCACGAACACGCCGACAGCACGAACGTCTTCCACGTGCTCGACGGCGAGGTGACCGTCGTCCGCGACGACGAGACGGAGGCGGTGGCGGCGCCGGGCGTGGTTCTCCACGAGCGCGGCGACGTGCACGGCGCGCGAAACGAGACGGATGATGTGGTCGCCTTCACCGCGAGCCTCTGTCCGCTGCCGGGAAGCGGCTGA